Proteins from a single region of Streptomyces sp. Tu 3180:
- a CDS encoding DUF5326 family protein has translation MREIFAGLPWWVKWIAVPVIALVVFGGLIANVVGFVIGLLFKVLVFVALVGGLIYVVRKFTSSSSSRGDW, from the coding sequence ATGCGAGAGATCTTCGCGGGACTGCCGTGGTGGGTGAAGTGGATCGCGGTGCCGGTCATCGCCCTGGTCGTGTTCGGCGGGCTGATAGCGAACGTGGTCGGCTTCGTGATCGGACTGCTCTTCAAGGTGCTGGTCTTCGTGGCCCTGGTCGGCGGACTGATCTACGTCGTGCGGAAGTTCACGTCGAGTTCGTCGTCGCGCGGCGACTGGTGA
- a CDS encoding cupin domain-containing protein has protein sequence MKAFRLDELEAERAANDGAYLQFLRERNMSVGLYALNAGEQDPQQPHHQDEVYFVVSGRAAITVGMETTQVARGSVVYVPAGVAHKFHHISEDLRVLVVFSPPES, from the coding sequence ATGAAGGCATTCCGGCTGGACGAACTGGAGGCGGAGCGCGCCGCCAACGACGGGGCGTACCTCCAGTTCCTGCGGGAGCGGAACATGTCGGTCGGCCTCTACGCCCTGAACGCGGGCGAGCAGGACCCGCAGCAGCCGCACCACCAGGACGAGGTGTACTTCGTCGTCAGCGGCCGGGCGGCGATCACCGTCGGCATGGAGACCACCCAGGTGGCACGCGGCAGCGTCGTGTACGTGCCGGCCGGTGTGGCGCACAAGTTCCACCACATCAGCGAGGACCTGCGGGTCCTGGTGGTGTTCTCTCCCCCGGAGAGCTGA
- a CDS encoding phage holin family protein, translating into MKNFLVKTVANAGALAVAVWLLDKITLTGDSTGKEIGTLLLVALLFGLVNSLVKPVVKLLSLPLLILTLGLFTLVVNALMLLLTSWLAGLLDLSFHVEGFWTAVLGGLIVSVVSWALDVVLPDGDRTR; encoded by the coding sequence ATGAAGAATTTCCTAGTCAAGACGGTCGCCAACGCGGGCGCCCTGGCGGTCGCGGTGTGGCTGCTCGACAAGATCACCCTGACCGGTGACAGCACGGGCAAGGAGATAGGCACCCTGCTCCTGGTCGCGCTGCTCTTCGGTCTGGTGAACTCCCTGGTCAAGCCGGTCGTGAAGCTCCTGAGCCTGCCCCTGCTCATCCTGACGCTCGGCCTGTTCACCCTCGTGGTGAACGCGTTGATGCTGCTGCTCACCTCCTGGCTCGCCGGCCTGCTCGACCTGAGCTTCCACGTGGAGGGCTTCTGGACCGCGGTGCTGGGCGGCCTGATCGTCTCGGTCGTCTCCTGGGCGCTCGACGTCGTCCTGCCCGACGGGGACCGAACACGATGA
- a CDS encoding low molecular weight protein-tyrosine-phosphatase, translated as MTYRVCFVCTGNICRSPMAESVFRARVAEAGLDGLVEVDSAGTGGWHEGDGADPRTVAVLRESGYGTGHTARQFDPSWFARLDLVIALDSGHLEALRRLAPTERDADKVRLLRSYDPAAGDDLDVPDPYYGGADGFDACLEMVEAASDGLLAAVREQVEGRAA; from the coding sequence ATGACCTACCGCGTCTGCTTCGTCTGCACCGGCAACATCTGCCGCTCCCCGATGGCCGAGTCCGTCTTCCGGGCGCGCGTGGCCGAGGCCGGTCTGGACGGCCTGGTCGAGGTCGACAGCGCCGGCACCGGCGGCTGGCACGAGGGTGACGGCGCCGACCCCCGCACGGTGGCCGTCCTCCGGGAGAGCGGCTACGGCACCGGTCACACGGCCCGGCAGTTCGACCCGTCCTGGTTCGCCCGCCTCGATCTCGTCATCGCGCTCGATTCCGGCCATCTCGAAGCGCTGCGCCGCCTGGCCCCCACGGAGCGGGACGCGGACAAGGTGCGCCTGCTGCGTTCCTACGATCCCGCCGCCGGGGACGACCTCGACGTGCCGGACCCCTACTACGGGGGGGCGGACGGTTTCGACGCATGTCTTGAGATGGTGGAGGCGGCGAGCGACGGTCTGCTCGCCGCGGTACGCGAGCAGGTGGAAGGACGAGCGGCATGA
- a CDS encoding cystathionine gamma-lyase gives MNDSATEGGRGATTDGSATGAAGPLSGHGAEPGLPGGAGDGTRAVRAGLPEPVKHEPTLPGPVFAAHFHLPGDPTGPYTYGRDENPTWTLLERAVAELEAPGQEGAEALVFASGMAAISAVLFSQLRAGDVVVLPSDGYQALPLVRAQLETYGIEVRTAPTGGDAQLEVLDGAKLLWIETPSNPGLDVCDVRRLADAAHAQGTLVAVDNTLATPLGQRPLELGADFAVASGTKQLTGHGDVLLGYVTGRDAEAMAAVRRWRKIVGAIPGPMEAWLAHRSIATLQLRVDRQNATALTLARALRKRPEVTGLRYPGLPDDPSHAIAAQQMRRYGCVVSFTLPTRARADRFLDRLRLVDDATSFGGVRSTAERRGRWGGDAVPEGFIRFSVGAEDPEDLVADVLRALDESAG, from the coding sequence ATGAACGATTCGGCGACAGAGGGCGGTCGCGGGGCCACCACGGACGGTTCCGCCACGGGCGCGGCAGGCCCCCTTTCCGGCCACGGTGCGGAACCGGGACTCCCGGGCGGTGCGGGGGACGGCACCCGCGCGGTGCGGGCCGGGCTGCCCGAGCCGGTCAAGCACGAGCCGACCCTGCCCGGTCCCGTGTTCGCCGCCCACTTCCACCTGCCGGGCGATCCCACCGGCCCGTACACGTACGGCCGGGACGAGAACCCGACCTGGACGCTGCTGGAGCGGGCCGTCGCCGAGCTGGAGGCGCCCGGCCAGGAGGGTGCCGAGGCCCTGGTGTTCGCCTCGGGCATGGCCGCGATCTCCGCGGTGCTCTTCTCCCAGCTCCGCGCCGGGGACGTGGTCGTCCTGCCGAGCGACGGTTACCAGGCGCTCCCCCTCGTACGCGCCCAGCTGGAGACGTACGGAATCGAGGTGCGCACCGCGCCGACGGGCGGTGACGCCCAGCTCGAGGTCCTCGACGGCGCGAAGCTGCTGTGGATCGAGACGCCGTCGAATCCCGGACTGGACGTGTGCGACGTGCGGCGGCTCGCCGACGCGGCACACGCGCAGGGCACCCTGGTCGCCGTCGACAACACCCTCGCGACACCGCTCGGCCAGCGCCCGCTGGAACTGGGGGCCGACTTCGCGGTGGCCAGCGGCACCAAGCAGCTCACCGGGCACGGAGACGTCCTCCTGGGATACGTCACCGGCCGCGACGCCGAGGCCATGGCCGCCGTCCGCCGCTGGCGCAAGATCGTCGGTGCCATTCCCGGGCCCATGGAGGCCTGGCTGGCGCACCGCTCCATCGCCACGCTCCAGTTGCGCGTCGACCGGCAGAACGCCACCGCTCTGACGCTCGCCCGGGCGCTGCGGAAGCGGCCCGAGGTGACGGGGCTCCGCTACCCCGGGCTGCCGGACGATCCCTCGCACGCGATCGCTGCGCAGCAGATGCGGCGTTACGGGTGCGTGGTGTCCTTCACCCTGCCCACACGCGCGCGGGCCGACCGTTTCCTCGACAGGCTGCGGCTCGTGGACGACGCGACGAGCTTCGGCGGCGTGCGCTCCACCGCGGAGCGGCGCGGCCGGTGGGGCGGGGACGCGGTGCCGGAGGGCTTCATCCGCTTCTCCGTGGGTGCCGAGGACCCCGAGGACCTGGTGGCGGACGTGCTGCGCGCACTGGACGAATCCGCCGGATGA
- a CDS encoding LysR family transcriptional regulator, with product MDLALLRTFVTVHRAGSFTRAAALLGLSQPAVTSQIRTLERQLGRPLFLRQARGVTPTTIGDELAHKAAPHLDALVEIAESGIEEDSSLRTLHLAGPPEFTAERALPALTELTGEDGRSFALRVSFGTAEEALEGLAAGHHDLAISTVRPRGTLLSATTLCDEEHVLVAAPSWAERIGSGAVRHAGASVLERVPVIEVHESLPFVSRYWASVFDSRPVTPGTVIVPDLRAVLACAAAGAGLAVLPRYLCAAALERREVITLHEPAVPPLRTYFLVVRTGTLAMPPIARAYERLQQAATGWC from the coding sequence GTGGATCTGGCCTTGCTGCGGACCTTCGTGACCGTGCACCGGGCCGGTTCCTTCACGCGCGCCGCCGCCCTGCTCGGCCTCTCCCAGCCGGCCGTCACCTCCCAGATACGGACGCTGGAGCGCCAGCTGGGGCGGCCCCTGTTCCTGCGGCAGGCCCGCGGTGTGACGCCGACGACCATCGGGGACGAGCTCGCGCACAAGGCGGCACCGCACCTCGACGCACTCGTGGAGATAGCCGAGTCCGGTATCGAGGAGGACTCCTCCTTACGGACCCTGCACCTGGCCGGACCTCCGGAGTTCACCGCCGAGCGGGCGCTGCCCGCCCTTACGGAGCTGACCGGCGAGGACGGCCGGAGCTTCGCCCTGCGGGTCTCCTTCGGCACCGCCGAGGAGGCGCTGGAGGGGCTGGCCGCCGGACATCATGATCTGGCCATCAGCACGGTCCGGCCCCGCGGCACCCTGCTCTCGGCGACCACGCTCTGTGACGAGGAGCATGTGCTGGTCGCCGCCCCGAGCTGGGCCGAGCGGATCGGCTCCGGCGCGGTCCGCCATGCCGGAGCCTCCGTCCTGGAGCGGGTCCCGGTGATCGAGGTGCACGAGTCGCTGCCGTTCGTCTCCCGCTACTGGGCCTCGGTGTTCGACTCCCGTCCCGTCACCCCGGGAACCGTGATCGTCCCGGATCTACGCGCGGTGCTGGCCTGCGCCGCGGCGGGCGCGGGGCTGGCGGTGCTGCCCCGCTATCTGTGCGCGGCGGCGCTCGAGCGGAGAGAGGTGATCACTCTGCACGAACCCGCGGTGCCCCCGTTGCGGACGTACTTCCTGGTGGTCCGCACCGGCACCCTGGCGATGCCGCCCATCGCCCGCGCCTACGAGCGGTTGCAACAGGCGGCCACCGGCTGGTGCTGA
- a CDS encoding NUDIX hydrolase encodes MTVRPVVKRTARAVLLDGDDLVLIKRTKPGVDPYWVTPGGGVEPKDPTVVDALHREVYEELGAKITDVVPCFVDTVEHIGEDGGATGVKVQHFFVCRLESMDPSLRHGPEVDEPMGEYEIVRVPFTRVGIASVHLVPLSLRHYLDGNIEGVRAMHAPDLG; translated from the coding sequence ATGACCGTCCGACCCGTGGTCAAGCGCACCGCTCGTGCCGTTCTGCTGGACGGCGACGACCTGGTCCTGATCAAGCGCACCAAGCCCGGCGTGGACCCCTACTGGGTCACCCCCGGCGGCGGAGTCGAGCCGAAGGACCCGACCGTCGTCGACGCCCTGCACCGAGAGGTGTACGAGGAACTCGGCGCCAAGATCACCGATGTGGTGCCCTGCTTCGTCGACACCGTGGAGCACATCGGCGAGGACGGCGGCGCCACCGGTGTGAAGGTGCAACACTTCTTCGTCTGCCGCCTGGAATCCATGGACCCGTCCCTGCGGCACGGCCCGGAGGTCGACGAGCCGATGGGCGAGTACGAGATCGTCCGCGTACCGTTCACCCGCGTCGGCATCGCCTCGGTCCACCTCGTACCGCTCTCGCTGCGGCACTACCTGGACGGAAACATCGAGGGTGTGCGCGCGATGCACGCTCCCGACCTCGGCTGA
- a CDS encoding haloacid dehalogenase-like hydrolase produces the protein MARLHLFDLDGTLLHGSTAPVEISRQLGRETETVALERAISAGLIGPPEYAAQVHALWASLTEAHVAAAFEAAPWLARIREVWADLTRNGDYCAVVSLSPSFFVERLIGWGAHAAYGSRFPAVPFTEPVDPTGVLNAAAKVRIADRLCAEFGVTRADCVAYGDSMSDKDLFGAVPVSVAVNADRHLEGLATHSYTGRDLWEAYELVRAA, from the coding sequence ATGGCGAGGCTTCATCTCTTCGATCTCGACGGCACCCTGCTGCACGGCAGCACGGCTCCTGTGGAGATATCGCGGCAGCTGGGACGGGAGACCGAGACGGTGGCCCTGGAGCGAGCGATCTCGGCGGGGCTCATCGGGCCACCGGAGTACGCGGCACAGGTGCACGCCCTTTGGGCGAGTCTCACCGAGGCACATGTGGCGGCGGCGTTCGAAGCGGCCCCGTGGCTGGCCCGTATCCGCGAGGTCTGGGCAGACCTCACGCGGAACGGTGACTACTGCGCCGTGGTGTCTCTCTCCCCTTCCTTCTTCGTGGAACGGCTCATCGGCTGGGGGGCGCACGCGGCGTACGGATCACGCTTTCCCGCCGTGCCGTTCACGGAGCCGGTGGACCCGACGGGCGTGCTCAACGCAGCGGCCAAGGTCCGGATCGCCGATCGGCTGTGTGCGGAGTTCGGAGTGACGCGCGCGGACTGCGTCGCCTATGGGGACTCGATGTCGGACAAGGACCTGTTCGGCGCGGTGCCGGTCTCCGTCGCGGTCAACGCGGACCGGCATCTGGAGGGTCTCGCGACCCATTCCTACACGGGGAGGGATCTCTGGGAGGCCTACGAGTTGGTGCGCGCAGCGTGA
- a CDS encoding GNAT family N-acetyltransferase, translating to MPTPSLASLPVRRLTLRDLAACADLSEDRGWPREEHKWGLLLSAGKGYGIDDPDGGLVTACVVTEYGSQERPTLGAVGMVLVAERHARQGVGRRLMRHIVSSMGTTPLTLHATPHGLPLYEELGFKAIGRAEMLRGHFVPTGAQHEVATRAATAEDLPAILRLDEEVFGADRTHILARLPAFADQLRVAEEDGRLTGYAAAWPNMDTHVVGPLIARDTPTAQALLASLAAHTDRPLRTDIDVRHEEFLGWAKEHGLTSVAFNAVMAYGITELPGDWRRRFAPVTVAAG from the coding sequence GTGCCGACACCTTCCCTTGCTTCTTTGCCCGTCCGCCGTCTGACGCTCCGCGATCTCGCCGCCTGCGCCGACTTGTCCGAGGACCGGGGGTGGCCACGGGAGGAGCACAAGTGGGGACTTCTCCTCTCGGCCGGAAAGGGGTACGGCATCGACGACCCCGACGGTGGTCTGGTGACCGCCTGCGTCGTCACCGAGTACGGATCGCAGGAGCGTCCCACCCTGGGAGCCGTCGGCATGGTTCTGGTCGCTGAACGGCACGCCCGCCAGGGCGTGGGACGCCGGCTGATGCGTCACATCGTCTCGTCGATGGGCACCACGCCGCTCACCCTGCACGCGACCCCCCACGGCCTTCCTCTCTACGAGGAACTGGGCTTCAAGGCCATCGGCCGGGCGGAGATGCTGCGAGGTCACTTCGTCCCCACGGGGGCACAGCACGAGGTCGCCACCCGCGCCGCGACCGCCGAGGACCTTCCCGCGATCCTCCGACTGGACGAGGAGGTGTTCGGGGCCGACCGCACCCACATCCTCGCCCGCCTTCCTGCCTTCGCCGATCAGCTGCGGGTCGCCGAGGAGGACGGACGGCTCACCGGGTACGCGGCCGCCTGGCCCAACATGGACACGCACGTCGTCGGTCCGCTGATCGCCCGCGACACTCCGACGGCTCAGGCACTCCTCGCTTCACTCGCCGCCCACACGGACCGGCCGCTGCGCACCGACATCGACGTGCGGCACGAGGAGTTCCTGGGCTGGGCGAAGGAGCACGGGCTGACGTCCGTCGCGTTCAACGCCGTCATGGCGTACGGGATCACGGAGCTGCCCGGGGACTGGCGCCGCCGGTTCGCCCCGGTGACGGTCGCGGCGGGCTGA
- a CDS encoding heme-binding protein — protein MSTTTAVAPLTIADAEALIAAAHQAAEAAGVKVSVTVLDAGGHLLAFRRDDRAVLISGETSTRKAYTALQLNAPTADLVDTVQPGGLFHTLPTALDRPLLFIAGGVPIRRDGRLIGAIGVGGGAPEQDHGFATTAAEGLV, from the coding sequence ATGAGCACCACCACCGCCGTCGCCCCGCTCACCATCGCGGACGCCGAGGCCCTCATCGCCGCCGCACACCAGGCCGCCGAGGCCGCCGGTGTCAAGGTCAGCGTCACCGTCCTCGACGCCGGCGGGCACCTGCTCGCTTTCCGCAGGGACGACCGTGCCGTGCTGATCTCCGGTGAGACCAGCACCCGCAAGGCGTACACCGCGCTCCAGCTGAACGCGCCCACCGCCGACCTCGTGGACACCGTGCAGCCCGGCGGCCTCTTCCACACCCTGCCCACGGCACTCGACCGGCCGCTGCTGTTCATCGCCGGGGGCGTGCCCATCCGGCGCGACGGCCGGCTGATCGGTGCGATCGGTGTCGGAGGCGGGGCTCCGGAGCAGGACCACGGTTTTGCCACGACCGCCGCGGAGGGCCTCGTCTGA
- a CDS encoding MFS transporter → MPLALLALAIGAFGIGTTEFVIMGLLPEVAGDFGVSIPTAGYLVTGYALGVVFGAPLMTAVGTKVSRKRMLMLLMGLFIAGNLLSALAPVFGVMLIGRVVASLAHGAFFGIGSVVAADLVAPDKKAGAIAMMFTGLTVANVVGVPLGTLVGQSIGWRVTFGIVAALGLVGLVGIAKLVPDMPKPEGVRLRHELAAFKNVQVLLAMAMTVLGFGGVFAAITYIAPMMTHVAGFADGSVTWLLVLFGLGMVGGNLIGGRYADRALMPMLYVSLGALAVVLALFTLTAHNKIVAAVTIALIGALGFATVPPLQKRVLDQAHGAPTLASAVNIGAFNLGNALSAWLGGLVIAAGLGYTAPNWVGAVLAAGALVLAFVSAALERRDKATDTVRAGSVPAEQRTAVSH, encoded by the coding sequence ATGCCTCTCGCGCTTCTGGCCCTCGCGATCGGGGCCTTCGGGATCGGAACCACAGAATTCGTGATCATGGGTTTGCTGCCCGAGGTCGCGGGTGACTTCGGTGTCTCCATCCCCACGGCCGGCTACCTGGTGACCGGCTACGCGCTGGGCGTCGTGTTCGGCGCGCCGCTGATGACCGCAGTCGGTACCAAGGTCTCCCGCAAGCGCATGCTGATGCTGCTCATGGGGCTGTTCATCGCGGGAAACCTCCTCTCGGCGCTGGCCCCGGTCTTCGGCGTCATGCTGATCGGACGGGTGGTCGCCTCGCTGGCCCACGGTGCCTTCTTCGGCATCGGCTCGGTGGTCGCGGCCGATCTGGTCGCCCCGGACAAGAAGGCCGGAGCCATCGCCATGATGTTCACCGGGCTGACCGTCGCCAATGTCGTCGGCGTCCCGCTGGGCACGCTCGTCGGCCAGTCCATCGGCTGGCGCGTCACCTTCGGCATCGTCGCCGCTCTCGGCCTCGTCGGCCTCGTCGGCATCGCCAAGCTCGTCCCCGACATGCCCAAGCCCGAGGGGGTGCGGCTGCGTCACGAGCTGGCCGCCTTCAAGAACGTCCAGGTCCTGCTCGCCATGGCGATGACCGTCCTCGGCTTCGGCGGCGTCTTCGCGGCCATCACCTACATCGCGCCGATGATGACCCACGTCGCCGGCTTCGCCGACGGCTCCGTCACCTGGCTGCTGGTCCTCTTCGGCCTCGGCATGGTCGGCGGCAACCTCATCGGCGGCAGGTACGCCGACCGTGCCCTGATGCCGATGCTGTACGTGTCGCTGGGCGCTCTCGCCGTCGTCCTCGCGCTCTTCACCCTGACCGCGCACAACAAGATCGTCGCGGCCGTCACCATCGCCCTGATCGGTGCCCTGGGCTTCGCCACGGTCCCGCCGCTGCAGAAGCGCGTTCTCGACCAGGCGCACGGCGCCCCCACCCTGGCCTCGGCCGTGAACATCGGCGCCTTCAACCTCGGCAACGCGCTGTCCGCCTGGCTCGGCGGCCTCGTGATCGCCGCGGGCCTCGGCTACACCGCGCCCAACTGGGTCGGCGCCGTCCTCGCCGCCGGTGCCCTGGTGCTGGCCTTCGTCTCGGCCGCCCTCGAGCGCCGCGACAAGGCCACTGACACCGTGCGCGCCGGCTCGGTCCCCGCCGAGCAGCGGACCGCCGTCTCCCACTGA
- a CDS encoding MarR family transcriptional regulator, with translation MTATDPALTALAQGWCALSLLHGRIEAHIERALQARHDLSVREYSLLDVLSRQHDGDGGHLQMKQVADAVVLSQSATTRLVTRLEDRGLLERYLCPTDRRGIYTNVTEAGLELLEEARPTNDTALREALDEAAKDPELAPLVRAVETLKAPVPA, from the coding sequence ATGACCGCCACGGACCCCGCGCTCACCGCCCTCGCCCAGGGCTGGTGCGCCCTCTCCCTGCTGCACGGGAGGATCGAGGCCCACATCGAGCGCGCCCTTCAGGCCCGGCACGATCTGAGCGTGCGGGAGTACTCCCTGCTCGACGTGCTGAGCCGGCAGCACGACGGCGACGGGGGCCATCTGCAGATGAAGCAGGTCGCCGACGCGGTCGTGCTCAGCCAGAGCGCCACCACCCGGCTGGTCACGCGGCTCGAGGACCGCGGCCTGCTGGAGCGCTACCTGTGCCCCACCGACCGGCGCGGCATCTACACCAACGTGACGGAGGCCGGCCTCGAACTCCTGGAGGAGGCCCGGCCGACCAATGACACCGCCCTGCGCGAGGCCCTCGACGAGGCGGCGAAGGACCCGGAACTGGCCCCGCTGGTACGGGCGGTGGAGACACTGAAGGCGCCGGTGCCGGCCTGA
- a CDS encoding GNAT family N-acetyltransferase, producing MGDLEIRAALAADVPAIVGMLADDPLGAQRESPDDLGPYLSAWERLDADPNQNLVVAVRGDRVVGTLQLTIVPGLSRRGATRSIIEGVRIHADERGSGLGTRLVEWAIDTSRRHGCHLVQLTSDRTRADAHRFYERLGFTASHVGFKLQL from the coding sequence ATGGGAGATCTCGAGATACGTGCCGCCCTGGCCGCCGACGTTCCCGCGATCGTCGGCATGCTCGCGGACGATCCCTTGGGGGCGCAGCGCGAGTCGCCGGACGACCTCGGCCCGTACCTGTCCGCGTGGGAGCGGCTCGACGCCGACCCGAACCAGAACCTGGTCGTCGCCGTCCGCGGAGACCGTGTCGTCGGCACGCTCCAGCTCACGATCGTTCCCGGACTGTCCCGCCGCGGTGCCACCAGGTCGATCATCGAGGGGGTCCGCATCCACGCCGACGAGCGCGGCAGTGGTCTGGGGACCCGGCTCGTCGAGTGGGCGATCGACACCTCCCGCCGCCACGGTTGTCACCTGGTCCAGCTGACTTCCGACCGCACTCGCGCCGATGCCCACCGCTTCTACGAGCGGCTCGGCTTCACGGCCTCGCATGTGGGCTTCAAGCTGCAGCTGTGA
- a CDS encoding serine hydrolase domain-containing protein gives MTTPREELLPGTRRALLHRIAVAQAEGRAPSLVAAVVRGGETVWTGARTSVEGHAPDGNVQYRIGSITKTFTAVLVLRLRDAGMLDLGDPLEKHLPGTGVGEATVAELLAHSGGLAAETPGPWWERTPGTLRPDLADVLGERPLVHPVGRRFHYSNPGYALLGALVEKLRGAPWEEVLQREVLEPLGLRRTGVRPEAPHAGGWAVHPWADVMLPEPTEDLGRMAPAGQLWSTTDDLARFAAFLANGDERVLSAESLREMRTPAAPAGTVDVASGYAYCLGMEIRHQEGRTLVGHTGSLPGFLACLVISVADDVAAVVLANCTSGPSPFTVAADLVRIVAESEPRIPAPWRPLPKSEPAVLELVGQWYWGTQAFALRWSADGISLEPLSGTGRRSRFRSNGDGTWTGLEGYYAGELLRPVRRPDGSVSHLDLGSFVFTRRPYDEGAPVPGGVDPDGWRGIG, from the coding sequence ATGACGACACCTCGGGAAGAACTGCTGCCAGGGACGCGTCGCGCGCTGCTGCACCGGATCGCCGTCGCCCAGGCGGAAGGGCGAGCGCCGTCGCTCGTCGCGGCCGTGGTGCGGGGCGGGGAGACCGTGTGGACGGGGGCACGGACATCGGTGGAGGGGCACGCCCCGGACGGGAACGTCCAGTACCGGATCGGCTCGATCACCAAGACCTTCACCGCTGTCCTGGTTCTCCGGCTCCGCGACGCGGGGATGCTCGACCTCGGAGATCCTCTGGAGAAGCACCTGCCGGGTACGGGCGTGGGCGAGGCGACCGTCGCCGAACTGCTCGCACACAGCGGTGGGCTGGCCGCCGAGACGCCCGGGCCCTGGTGGGAGCGGACGCCCGGCACCCTGCGGCCCGACCTCGCCGACGTGCTGGGTGAGCGGCCCCTCGTGCACCCCGTGGGGCGGCGGTTCCACTACTCGAACCCCGGATACGCGTTGCTCGGCGCGCTGGTGGAGAAACTGCGTGGCGCCCCGTGGGAGGAAGTGCTCCAGCGCGAAGTGCTCGAACCCCTGGGCCTGCGCCGCACGGGTGTGCGCCCCGAGGCGCCGCACGCGGGCGGCTGGGCGGTGCATCCGTGGGCCGACGTGATGCTGCCCGAGCCCACGGAGGATCTCGGGAGGATGGCGCCCGCCGGGCAACTGTGGTCCACCACCGACGACTTGGCGCGTTTCGCGGCCTTCCTGGCCAACGGCGACGAAAGGGTGCTGAGCGCCGAGTCGTTGCGGGAGATGAGGACCCCGGCGGCCCCGGCCGGGACGGTGGACGTGGCGAGCGGCTACGCGTACTGCCTGGGCATGGAGATCCGTCATCAGGAAGGGCGGACTCTCGTCGGGCACACCGGATCACTGCCGGGCTTTCTCGCCTGCCTGGTGATCAGCGTGGCGGACGACGTCGCCGCGGTGGTTCTGGCCAACTGCACCTCGGGCCCGTCGCCGTTCACGGTCGCCGCGGATCTCGTCCGGATCGTCGCGGAGTCGGAACCGCGCATCCCCGCTCCCTGGCGGCCGCTGCCGAAGTCCGAACCGGCGGTACTGGAGCTGGTGGGGCAGTGGTACTGGGGGACCCAGGCCTTCGCGCTGCGGTGGTCGGCCGACGGAATTTCGCTGGAGCCGCTGTCCGGCACCGGCCGGCGCTCGCGCTTCCGCTCGAACGGTGACGGTACCTGGACAGGGCTGGAGGGCTACTACGCCGGAGAACTCCTCAGGCCCGTACGGCGGCCGGACGGATCGGTGAGCCACCTCGACCTCGGTTCGTTCGTGTTCACGCGCCGGCCGTACGACGAAGGGGCTCCCGTTCCGGGTGGAGTGGATCCGGACGGGTGGCGGGGGATCGGATAG